Proteins encoded in a region of the Candidatus Margulisiibacteriota bacterium genome:
- a CDS encoding NAD+ synthase: MKLALAQINPIVGDLTGNVSKIAAQIAAAKAVSADLVVFPELVLTGYPPEDLLLKPQFITANLAALKEVAAASKGVAVFLGFVDRKGAALYNAAAFIVDGRIKTIYHKNNLPNYGVFDEKRYFQAGTKSEVIAYKGIKIGLGICEDLWVEKGPYLAEARGGAKLILNINASPYHLGKVKEREKLVKARAKKTGAHVVYVNSVGGQDELVFDGGSMVASPRGKLIAAAGQYREELLLVDLKESGPAAGWLDDDEEIYGALVLGVKDYVEKNRFSDVVIGLSGGIDSALTLAIAADALGPDRVHAVFMPSDYTAHRSFVDAKAVAERLGVRMESLPIKELFKRYLDQLRPQFKDRAENIAEENLQARIRGNYLMALSNKFGWLVLTTGNKSEMSTGYCTLYGDMAGGFAVIKDVPKTLVYRLVDWRNAEREVIPESVINRPPTAELKPNQRDQDTLPPYETLDPIIKAYVEENKSVEQIVGLGFDRETVVKVAGLIDRAEYKRRQAPPGPRITARAFGKDWRVPITNKYKEV, from the coding sequence ATGAAGCTTGCCTTGGCCCAGATCAATCCGATCGTCGGTGATCTTACGGGAAATGTTTCGAAGATCGCCGCACAAATTGCCGCGGCCAAAGCCGTGTCCGCCGACCTGGTCGTTTTCCCGGAACTTGTCCTGACCGGTTATCCGCCGGAAGACCTGCTGTTAAAACCTCAATTCATCACGGCGAACCTGGCCGCTTTAAAAGAAGTCGCCGCCGCTTCAAAAGGAGTGGCTGTTTTCCTCGGTTTTGTCGATCGAAAAGGGGCTGCGCTTTATAATGCCGCGGCTTTTATTGTCGATGGCCGGATCAAGACGATCTACCACAAGAACAATCTCCCCAACTACGGAGTCTTTGACGAAAAACGCTATTTCCAGGCTGGGACCAAATCGGAGGTCATTGCCTATAAAGGAATAAAGATCGGCTTGGGGATCTGTGAGGACCTCTGGGTGGAAAAGGGGCCGTACTTGGCCGAAGCCAGGGGCGGAGCGAAACTGATCCTGAATATTAACGCCTCACCATATCACCTTGGTAAAGTTAAGGAACGGGAAAAACTGGTCAAAGCCCGGGCAAAAAAGACCGGCGCCCACGTGGTTTACGTTAACTCGGTCGGCGGGCAGGATGAACTGGTTTTTGACGGCGGGAGCATGGTCGCTTCGCCGCGCGGCAAATTGATCGCTGCCGCCGGTCAGTATCGGGAAGAGCTGTTATTGGTCGATCTGAAAGAATCCGGTCCGGCCGCCGGCTGGCTGGATGATGACGAGGAAATTTACGGAGCCCTGGTTCTGGGGGTCAAAGATTATGTTGAGAAGAACCGCTTTTCGGACGTTGTCATTGGTCTTTCCGGCGGGATCGATTCTGCCCTGACCCTGGCGATCGCGGCCGACGCCCTGGGCCCGGATCGGGTCCACGCCGTCTTTATGCCGTCCGATTACACCGCCCATCGGAGTTTTGTCGACGCGAAAGCGGTTGCCGAACGGCTGGGCGTGAGAATGGAGAGCTTGCCGATCAAGGAGCTCTTTAAGCGCTACCTCGATCAGCTTCGCCCGCAGTTCAAAGACCGGGCCGAAAATATCGCGGAAGAAAATCTGCAAGCCAGGATCCGCGGCAACTATTTAATGGCTCTTTCCAACAAATTCGGCTGGCTGGTCTTAACGACCGGTAATAAGTCGGAGATGTCGACCGGCTATTGCACTCTTTACGGGGACATGGCCGGCGGTTTCGCCGTGATCAAGGATGTTCCCAAAACCCTGGTCTACCGTCTGGTCGACTGGCGCAACGCCGAACGGGAAGTTATTCCGGAATCGGTTATTAACCGGCCGCCGACGGCCGAACTGAAACCGAACCAGCGGGACCAGGACACCTTGCCCCCTTACGAAACGCTTGATCCGATCATTAAAGCCTACGTTGAAGAGAATAAGAGCGTCGAGCAGATAGTCGGGCTCGGCTTTGACCGTGAAACAGTCGTTAAAGTTGCCGGCCTGATCGATCGGGCGGAATATAAGCGCCGCCAGGCCCCGCCCGGCCCCCGGATCACGGCGCGGGCCTTTGGCAAGGATTGGCGGGTCCCGATCACGAACAAGTACAAGGAAGTGTAA